Proteins from a genomic interval of Methanococcoides sp. AM1:
- the cofG gene encoding 7,8-didemethyl-8-hydroxy-5-deazariboflavin synthase subunit CofG, which produces MPEFVTFSRNVFIPVTNICRNRCGYCTFRRDPDHPEARLMSAEEIIQILKNGKEAGCTEALFVFGEYAEEVPEYRKELKKMGYSSTIEYVTELCELAIEIGMLPHTNAGILTRHELEMLKPLNVSMGLMLETTAELKAHSESPGKAPSKRIEMIRTAGELQIPFTTGILVGIGESIEDRKHSLETIAAIHKEFGHIQEVIIQNFMPKPNTPMADHAPPAKEEMIRTVSLAREILPDDVSVQVAPNLIKPHILIQNGATDLGGISPTTIDWINPEAEWPSVIDLQQMTGGIPLKERLPIYPHHIRKGWYSNDLSDLIETLTDKNGFKRKQQ; this is translated from the coding sequence ATGCCCGAATTTGTGACCTTCTCACGCAATGTTTTCATCCCTGTTACGAACATTTGCAGGAACCGTTGCGGATATTGTACCTTCAGGCGCGACCCGGACCACCCGGAAGCCCGTCTTATGAGTGCAGAAGAGATTATACAGATCCTGAAAAATGGAAAAGAAGCAGGATGTACTGAAGCGCTTTTTGTTTTTGGAGAATATGCCGAAGAGGTTCCCGAATATAGAAAGGAACTTAAAAAAATGGGCTATTCCAGCACCATTGAGTATGTCACTGAACTTTGTGAACTTGCCATCGAGATAGGAATGTTGCCGCATACCAATGCAGGCATTCTCACCCGGCATGAACTCGAGATGTTAAAACCACTAAACGTTAGCATGGGCCTTATGCTGGAAACAACTGCAGAACTGAAAGCCCACAGTGAATCTCCCGGAAAAGCTCCTTCAAAACGGATCGAGATGATACGCACTGCCGGAGAACTGCAGATACCTTTCACAACAGGCATACTGGTAGGCATCGGAGAAAGCATAGAGGACAGGAAGCATTCCCTGGAAACCATCGCAGCGATCCATAAAGAGTTCGGACATATCCAGGAAGTCATCATCCAGAACTTTATGCCTAAACCGAACACACCGATGGCAGATCATGCCCCACCTGCAAAAGAAGAGATGATTCGGACAGTCTCCCTTGCGCGAGAGATACTACCGGATGATGTCTCTGTTCAGGTCGCACCAAATCTTATTAAGCCCCATATACTGATACAAAATGGAGCTACCGACCTTGGAGGAATTTCTCCCACCACCATCGACTGGATCAATCCCGAAGCAGAATGGCCAAGTGTGATCGACCTTCAGCAGATGACAGGAGGGATACCCCTGAAGGAAAGATTACCGATATATCCACATCATATTAGGAAAGGCTGGTATAGCAACGACCTTTCTGACCTAATCGAAACACTTACCGATAAAAACGGATTCAAGAGGAAACAGCAATGA
- a CDS encoding 4Fe-4S binding protein: MSIIINKYKCGYCGACVGVCPTGALELIETWIEVDNKCTGCGICQKICPLGAIEVDR, encoded by the coding sequence ATGAGCATCATTATAAATAAATATAAATGTGGGTACTGCGGTGCATGTGTGGGCGTCTGCCCAACTGGAGCATTAGAGCTCATCGAAACATGGATAGAAGTAGACAATAAATGTACAGGATGTGGCATCTGCCAGAAGATATGCCCACTTGGAGCTATCGAGGTGGACAGATGA
- a CDS encoding NAD(P)/FAD-dependent oxidoreductase → MKKEYDLIVVGAGPGGSIAAKTAAKEGLDVLLIEKRQEIGDPIRCAEGVGKYNLKQHIEPDPRWICADLKGSRIFSPDGTEIEMAEEIAGGEVGYVLERKIFDRALANESAIAGAEVMVKTRATDLIIENETVCGIKLMHMGEEYEVRSKIVIGADGVESKVGRWAGIDTSVKPADIETCAQYLVSNANIDQEFCYFYLGNEIAPAGYIWLFPKGGNKANVGIGILGSKSGENRPIDLLNEFIEKNMPDAKIIEMAVGGVPVSGSMDRTIANGLMLVGDAARQSDPITGGGIINAMDAGKIAGEIAVKAIKKGDYSTTTLQEYEELWRETIGREIDNSLVVKETFVNFTDDDLNSLANSLKNVNFTSMSLMDLLLALFKANKKLLWDLRGLFKDIVKNDIDFKYRS, encoded by the coding sequence ATGAAAAAAGAGTATGATCTTATTGTAGTTGGTGCAGGTCCCGGAGGATCCATTGCTGCCAAAACCGCTGCAAAGGAAGGACTTGACGTACTTTTGATAGAGAAAAGACAGGAGATCGGAGATCCGATCAGATGTGCTGAAGGAGTGGGCAAATACAACCTGAAGCAACATATCGAACCTGATCCCAGATGGATATGCGCAGATCTGAAAGGTTCACGCATATTTTCCCCGGATGGAACTGAGATCGAAATGGCAGAAGAGATCGCAGGAGGAGAGGTTGGATATGTACTTGAAAGAAAGATATTCGACCGGGCACTTGCAAACGAGAGTGCTATTGCCGGGGCAGAAGTGATGGTCAAGACCAGGGCCACTGACCTTATAATTGAGAATGAGACAGTCTGCGGTATCAAGCTCATGCATATGGGTGAAGAATATGAGGTGCGATCAAAGATCGTCATCGGTGCTGACGGAGTGGAATCAAAGGTCGGCCGCTGGGCAGGAATAGACACATCAGTAAAGCCCGCAGACATAGAAACATGTGCACAATATCTGGTATCCAATGCAAATATCGATCAGGAATTCTGTTATTTCTACCTTGGGAATGAGATCGCACCTGCAGGGTACATATGGTTGTTCCCAAAAGGTGGCAACAAAGCCAATGTTGGAATTGGAATACTGGGTAGTAAATCCGGTGAAAATAGACCTATTGATCTTTTGAATGAATTTATTGAAAAGAACATGCCTGATGCAAAGATCATCGAAATGGCAGTCGGAGGAGTACCTGTATCAGGTTCCATGGACAGGACAATTGCCAATGGCCTTATGCTTGTCGGCGATGCCGCCCGACAGTCAGACCCTATCACCGGCGGAGGTATCATTAATGCCATGGATGCAGGAAAGATCGCCGGAGAAATTGCTGTAAAAGCAATAAAGAAAGGAGATTATTCTACAACTACCTTGCAGGAATACGAAGAACTCTGGAGAGAAACAATTGGCAGGGAGATCGACAACAGCCTGGTAGTCAAGGAAACATTTGTCAATTTCACAGATGACGACCTGAACTCACTTGCTAACTCGCTCAAGAACGTTAACTTCACAAGCATGAGCCTTATGGACCTCTTACTTGCTCTTTTCAAGGCAAACAAGAAACTTCTCTGGGACCTCAGAGGACTCTTTAAGGACATTGTTAAGAACGATATTGACTTTAAATATAGATCCTGA
- the cutA gene encoding divalent-cation tolerance protein CutA, with protein MQHIIVYITAGNMDEARMLGKELVSRRLAACANIYPINSIYRWNDEMVEDNEVALMLKTTSERFEEIKETVVSLHSYELPCIISWEINGENKYLHWISDEIRKL; from the coding sequence ATGCAACATATTATAGTTTACATTACAGCCGGAAATATGGACGAAGCGCGCATGCTTGGAAAAGAACTGGTGTCAAGGCGGCTTGCCGCATGTGCTAATATCTATCCGATAAATTCCATTTATAGGTGGAACGATGAAATGGTGGAGGATAATGAAGTTGCACTGATGTTGAAAACGACCTCTGAAAGATTCGAGGAAATTAAAGAAACCGTTGTATCGCTTCACAGCTATGAGCTACCATGCATAATTTCATGGGAGATAAATGGTGAAAATAAGTATCTCCACTGGATCTCAGATGAAATCAGAAAGCTTTGA
- the cofH gene encoding 5-amino-6-(D-ribitylamino)uracil--L-tyrosine 4-hydroxyphenyl transferase CofH: protein MIPEDIVERAYMGTTTKEDALKLLEVKPFELYALADKLRYEAVGNNVTYVVNRNINFTDRCVGTCGFCAFKDKKGYLLSPEQIREKIDEAIASDATELCIQGGLMEDVKLDLYLDILRAVKEDHHHIHTHCFSPMEVYHAATSNGLTIEETLAELKKNGLNTMPGTAAEILADRVRDIICPEKITRQQWIDIVTSAHRAGIPTTATMMYGHVETWEERIDHILAIREIQKNTMGFTEFVPLPFMPYNNRIGEEMLKNGQFMTTGVEDLKVYSLARILLNTHIENIQVSWVKLGKKLAQLALLCGGNDLGGTLMEESISRSAGASNGEVITVEELEWIIRGAERTPVQRDTLYRSIL from the coding sequence ATGATCCCTGAAGATATCGTAGAAAGAGCATACATGGGTACCACTACCAAAGAAGATGCTCTTAAATTACTGGAAGTGAAACCCTTTGAACTATATGCACTGGCAGACAAGCTAAGATATGAAGCAGTTGGAAATAACGTCACCTACGTTGTCAACCGTAACATCAATTTCACCGACAGATGTGTCGGAACATGTGGATTCTGTGCATTCAAGGATAAAAAGGGATACCTGCTCTCACCTGAACAAATAAGGGAAAAGATTGATGAAGCAATTGCATCAGATGCCACCGAACTGTGTATTCAGGGAGGATTGATGGAGGATGTAAAACTCGATCTCTACCTGGACATTCTCAGGGCAGTAAAAGAAGACCACCACCACATCCATACTCATTGTTTCTCACCAATGGAAGTTTACCATGCTGCCACTTCCAATGGACTGACCATTGAAGAAACCCTGGCTGAACTTAAGAAGAACGGATTGAACACCATGCCAGGGACCGCTGCAGAGATACTGGCAGACCGGGTGCGCGACATCATCTGCCCGGAAAAGATCACGAGACAGCAGTGGATAGACATAGTAACATCCGCACACCGGGCAGGGATACCCACAACTGCCACGATGATGTACGGACATGTAGAAACATGGGAAGAACGCATTGACCACATACTCGCCATCCGTGAGATCCAGAAAAATACCATGGGCTTCACAGAGTTCGTGCCACTTCCCTTCATGCCTTACAATAACAGGATCGGAGAAGAGATGCTTAAAAACGGCCAGTTCATGACGACAGGAGTGGAAGACCTGAAAGTATATTCACTTGCACGCATTTTACTCAATACACATATAGAGAATATTCAGGTAAGCTGGGTAAAACTTGGAAAGAAGCTTGCACAGCTTGCCTTGCTATGCGGTGGCAATGATCTTGGAGGCACACTAATGGAAGAAAGTATTTCGAGATCAGCAGGTGCATCTAACGGGGAAGTCATCACAGTGGAAGAGCTCGAATGGATCATAAGGGGTGCGGAAAGGACACCTGTCCAGAGAGACACACTTTACAGGAGCATATTATAA
- the cofC gene encoding 2-phospho-L-lactate guanylyltransferase, whose protein sequence is MRAVIPYKKENAKSRLSPVLSQTEREEFVELMLRDVVSSLNSAGITKIDILTTSSEGVPDDLDIDLIVTDPGLNASINSYLQNVDEPTMIIMADLPLVRSSHIKKIVSYPEDVVIVPGKGGGTNILFIRQPNDFTVKYHGCSFISHYEITEDLGKSIRIFDSFLASIDIDEPHDIVELLLYGNGLSKEYAEKRFCAETGKGRVKISSLSKLSDFI, encoded by the coding sequence ATGCGGGCAGTGATCCCATATAAGAAAGAGAATGCCAAATCCAGGCTATCTCCGGTACTTTCACAGACAGAACGTGAGGAATTCGTCGAACTCATGTTAAGGGATGTGGTCAGCTCATTAAACTCCGCAGGGATCACAAAAATAGACATCCTTACCACCTCCAGTGAAGGAGTGCCCGATGATCTGGATATAGATCTTATTGTAACCGACCCCGGACTTAATGCATCTATCAACTCATACCTGCAAAATGTTGATGAACCAACCATGATCATCATGGCAGATCTCCCCCTTGTGAGAAGCAGTCACATCAAAAAAATAGTATCATATCCCGAAGATGTTGTTATAGTTCCCGGGAAAGGTGGTGGTACAAATATACTGTTCATCCGGCAACCAAATGATTTTACAGTAAAATACCATGGCTGCAGCTTTATAAGCCATTATGAGATCACAGAAGACCTTGGGAAGAGCATACGGATCTTTGACTCATTCCTTGCAAGTATCGATATCGATGAACCTCATGATATTGTAGAGCTACTCTTATACGGAAATGGCCTTTCAAAAGAATATGCTGAAAAAAGATTTTGTGCCGAGACAGGTAAAGGGCGCGTGAAGATATCATCGCTTTCAAAGCTTTCTGATTTCATCTGA
- a CDS encoding TrkH family potassium uptake protein, translating into MNFGIVFNVLGLLLRFLGPMMLLPLGVALYYGESPYPFAVAFSFTTVVGSILSFRYSSSDEREWEKREGFAIVAFGWFAAALFGSIPYMFDGVTFLNALFESMSGFTTTGATVFVDIESHSRSLLFWRSMTQWIGGMGIIMLFIAILPKLGVAGRQMFRAEAPGPKEDQLKPRIRETAKILWTVYVSISVVELLLLLIAGMSFYDACTHTFTTMACGGFSPYADSVAAFNSPLIEGIITLFMFIAGANFALHYKTLYSDKKSLLKDNEFKFYFVIVGLATVLLTLILWRDTPDSIPTSFRYAIFQVVSILTTTGYATTDFNLWTDSGKVVLLAMMFIGGCAGSTAGGIKVVRLLLLLKYARSELFKAIHPKAVRPIKFNGKSVPVDIMHAIISFVVIYFLIFLISSAILSIFGMDLTSSVTASIATLGNIGPGFNMVGPMANFSTVPAIGKLVLIANMWIGRLEVFTVIVMLTPEFWRK; encoded by the coding sequence ATGAATTTTGGTATCGTATTTAATGTATTGGGCTTACTTCTTCGTTTTCTTGGTCCAATGATGCTACTACCTCTTGGTGTTGCCCTTTATTATGGTGAATCTCCATATCCTTTTGCAGTCGCGTTTTCATTTACTACTGTCGTTGGATCTATACTTTCATTCAGGTATTCTTCATCAGATGAAAGGGAATGGGAGAAACGTGAAGGCTTTGCTATAGTTGCTTTTGGATGGTTTGCAGCAGCACTATTTGGTTCAATTCCGTATATGTTCGACGGAGTAACTTTTCTTAATGCCCTGTTCGAGTCAATGTCAGGGTTTACAACGACCGGAGCAACGGTCTTCGTAGACATTGAGTCTCATTCAAGAAGTCTGCTGTTCTGGAGAAGTATGACCCAATGGATTGGTGGCATGGGAATTATCATGTTGTTCATTGCTATTCTCCCAAAGCTTGGAGTTGCAGGTCGCCAGATGTTCCGCGCTGAGGCCCCGGGTCCCAAAGAGGACCAGCTAAAGCCAAGGATAAGGGAAACCGCAAAGATACTCTGGACTGTTTACGTTTCCATTTCCGTAGTTGAGCTTCTTCTACTGCTCATTGCGGGTATGTCTTTCTATGACGCCTGCACGCATACTTTTACTACGATGGCATGTGGCGGTTTTTCACCTTATGCAGACAGTGTTGCAGCTTTTAACAGTCCTCTCATCGAAGGTATCATCACGCTTTTTATGTTCATTGCAGGTGCGAACTTTGCTTTGCATTACAAGACCTTATATTCTGATAAAAAAAGCCTTCTAAAGGATAATGAGTTCAAGTTTTATTTTGTGATCGTAGGTCTTGCGACTGTCCTTCTGACATTGATCCTCTGGAGGGACACGCCCGATTCTATCCCCACATCTTTCAGGTATGCTATTTTTCAGGTTGTCTCTATACTGACGACAACAGGGTACGCGACCACTGACTTCAACTTGTGGACAGATTCGGGGAAGGTTGTTTTACTGGCGATGATGTTCATTGGTGGTTGTGCTGGTTCTACTGCAGGTGGTATAAAGGTCGTACGTCTTCTCCTTTTGCTGAAATACGCACGAAGCGAGCTTTTTAAAGCTATCCACCCTAAAGCTGTGAGGCCTATCAAATTTAATGGTAAGAGCGTTCCAGTTGACATCATGCATGCGATTATCTCTTTTGTTGTGATATACTTCCTGATATTTTTGATAAGCTCTGCCATCCTTTCAATATTTGGAATGGATCTTACCAGTTCCGTTACAGCATCCATAGCAACTCTTGGCAATATAGGTCCGGGTTTTAATATGGTCGGACCAATGGCAAACTTCAGTACTGTCCCTGCTATTGGAAAGCTAGTGCTGATCGCCAATATGTGGATAGGCAGGCTTGAAGTTTTCACTGTTATAGTTATGCTTACTCCTGAGTTCTGGAGAAAATAA
- the cofH gene encoding 5-amino-6-(D-ribitylamino)uracil--L-tyrosine 4-hydroxyphenyl transferase CofH has translation MTIPEDIIERAYKGSATKEDALKLLDVNPFELYALADELRKEAVGDTVTYVTNRNVYITNMCKGNCGFCAFREGEGYILTIEEILEQVGQAEKAGAVEICIQGGYLPQLDLEFYNEIVKSIHTTYPNMTIHGFSPMEIHYASSLSGTPLEDAFAELKKNGLGTLTGTSAEILSDRVRKIICEDKITTDQWIETIKASHRVGLRTNATIMYGHVETWEERFDHILTVRNIQEETGAFTELITMPFMPYNNRVGEEMLSSGKFMTTGTEDLKLIAIARVLLNKQVDNLQACWVKLGKKLAQVALSCGANDLGGTLMEDQITLASGGANGEYLSPEELEWIITSEGRKPMRRNALYEEI, from the coding sequence ATGACAATTCCCGAAGATATCATTGAACGGGCCTACAAAGGAAGTGCAACAAAAGAAGATGCACTTAAACTTCTGGATGTAAATCCCTTTGAGCTTTACGCACTGGCAGATGAACTCCGCAAGGAGGCTGTCGGGGATACAGTGACCTATGTCACAAACAGGAATGTCTACATCACCAACATGTGCAAAGGAAACTGTGGATTCTGTGCTTTCAGGGAAGGTGAAGGATACATCCTGACCATCGAAGAGATACTTGAGCAGGTCGGGCAGGCAGAAAAGGCCGGTGCTGTGGAGATCTGCATCCAGGGCGGTTACCTCCCACAACTCGACCTTGAATTTTACAATGAGATCGTAAAGAGCATACACACCACCTATCCAAATATGACCATACATGGATTCTCCCCAATGGAGATCCATTATGCATCATCCCTTTCAGGAACACCTCTTGAGGATGCTTTTGCCGAACTGAAAAAGAACGGACTGGGCACACTTACCGGAACATCTGCAGAGATACTTTCGGACCGCGTTCGAAAGATCATATGCGAGGATAAGATAACAACCGACCAGTGGATAGAGACAATCAAAGCCTCCCACAGGGTCGGCTTGCGTACCAATGCCACCATAATGTACGGTCATGTGGAAACATGGGAAGAACGGTTCGACCATATACTGACAGTGCGTAATATCCAGGAAGAGACCGGAGCATTCACCGAACTGATAACAATGCCTTTCATGCCTTACAACAACCGTGTTGGTGAGGAGATGCTGAGTTCAGGGAAGTTCATGACCACCGGAACGGAGGATCTCAAACTAATAGCAATTGCAAGAGTTCTGCTCAACAAACAAGTGGACAACCTTCAGGCATGCTGGGTCAAGCTCGGCAAGAAGCTTGCACAGGTAGCTTTATCCTGTGGCGCAAATGATCTGGGAGGTACACTTATGGAAGACCAGATCACTCTTGCATCCGGAGGAGCGAACGGGGAATACCTATCACCGGAAGAACTGGAGTGGATCATCACAAGTGAAGGCCGCAAACCGATGAGAAGGAATGCATTATACGAGGAAATCTAA
- the fpoC gene encoding F420H2 dehydrogenase subunit FpoC, with protein MDAKSIIDSLVNKFQDSLTDAKVDSDIRISAYLEPEKIKDVCQYLKDELAFDHLSSETAIDYPKKDEIVVVYHIASYDHPVLLTIKVKLPRDAPEIESIVPVYWNANWYERETYELFGVKFNNHPDLRQLVLPEELLGDWPLRKDYEGFPNTTARNLV; from the coding sequence ATGGATGCAAAAAGCATTATTGATTCATTGGTCAACAAGTTCCAGGATTCCCTTACGGACGCAAAAGTAGATTCTGACATAAGGATATCTGCTTACCTGGAACCTGAAAAGATCAAAGATGTTTGCCAGTACCTGAAAGATGAACTTGCATTTGACCATCTTTCAAGCGAAACTGCAATAGATTATCCTAAAAAAGACGAGATCGTTGTTGTTTATCACATAGCTTCATACGACCATCCTGTGTTGCTTACCATCAAGGTGAAGCTTCCAAGGGATGCTCCGGAGATCGAGTCCATTGTTCCTGTCTATTGGAATGCAAACTGGTACGAAAGAGAAACTTACGAACTGTTCGGTGTTAAGTTCAACAACCACCCGGACCTCAGACAGCTTGTTCTTCCAGAGGAGCTGTTAGGGGATTGGCCTCTGAGAAAAGATTATGAAGGCTTCCCGAACACGACTGCCAGAAATTTGGTGTGA
- a CDS encoding 4Fe-4S binding protein, protein MKVNENCVGCGQCTAFCKKDAIIVKSKAHITDKCVECGICAAYCPMKAIEVAE, encoded by the coding sequence ATGAAAGTCAATGAAAACTGTGTTGGATGTGGCCAGTGCACTGCATTTTGTAAAAAGGATGCGATCATTGTTAAAAGTAAGGCACATATCACAGATAAATGTGTAGAATGCGGAATATGTGCAGCATACTGCCCCATGAAAGCTATAGAGGTAGCTGAATGA
- the fpoA gene encoding F420H2 dehydrogenase subunit FpoA has translation MSVIIDSSNIINSYIPVAVFLVVSLLMPPATMAMVKLLSPRSKSPNKYATYECGSDPLGDARIQFNVEYYLYAIAFVLFDIEVLFLYPWAMVYIGNGVDMVTAIVEMLIFIFVLLFGYAYLWKKGALKWMN, from the coding sequence ATGTCAGTAATAATCGATAGTAGCAATATTATCAATAGTTACATTCCGGTTGCTGTGTTTCTTGTAGTTTCGCTTCTGATGCCACCTGCAACAATGGCTATGGTCAAGTTGCTAAGCCCCAGAAGCAAATCACCTAATAAATATGCGACCTATGAATGTGGTTCCGATCCGTTAGGAGATGCGCGAATACAGTTCAATGTTGAGTATTATCTTTATGCGATCGCATTCGTTCTGTTCGATATCGAAGTTCTTTTCCTTTACCCATGGGCTATGGTATACATAGGCAATGGTGTCGATATGGTAACAGCGATCGTTGAGATGTTGATCTTCATTTTCGTTTTGTTGTTTGGATATGCCTACTTATGGAAGAAGGGTGCTCTTAAATGGATGAATTAA
- a CDS encoding NAD(P)/FAD-dependent oxidoreductase, which translates to MKVIVIGAGLGGLLSAAKLSGSGYDVEVFERLPMTGGRFTNIDVKGYKLTTGALHMIPHGPTGPLAQLLEEVGAEVTIERDEGMAFMRIFEDIENNIYEDVPFGKFGKMFSLWNRIKLAFFMMTTRRNPPRDCSFAEWLSKHLDEPLAHQMADSFCGWALSLKAADVPVEEAFEIFEKLYRHGGPGVPIGGCKAVTDALADVVRNNGGTIHTDKEVSEIIIEDGKASGVIIDGQKYPADLVLSNIGHNFTHGLCKDVDINEEHQQYLNKIKVIKPSAGVKICLAANEPLIGHGGVLFTPSARRVNGINEVTNIDPDLAPQGKHLVMAHQTTQWNRIPYLEDEIDLGIKDLNEIFAGKDFDVLLTQSYYNGWPVNRSSSGSDIGNTTPIEGLYVVGDGAKGKGGIEVEGVALGVKNTMNLILDN; encoded by the coding sequence ATGAAGGTCATAGTGATAGGTGCGGGACTTGGCGGTTTGCTAAGCGCGGCAAAATTATCAGGATCAGGATATGATGTTGAAGTCTTTGAACGCCTGCCTATGACAGGAGGACGGTTCACCAATATTGATGTTAAAGGATACAAATTGACCACAGGCGCGCTCCACATGATACCACATGGCCCCACCGGACCATTGGCACAACTCCTCGAGGAAGTGGGCGCAGAGGTCACCATCGAGCGCGATGAAGGAATGGCTTTCATGCGCATCTTCGAAGACATTGAGAACAACATTTATGAAGACGTACCTTTTGGAAAGTTCGGAAAGATGTTCTCACTCTGGAACAGGATAAAACTTGCATTTTTCATGATGACCACCAGAAGAAATCCCCCCAGAGACTGCTCCTTTGCAGAATGGCTTTCAAAGCACCTCGATGAACCTCTTGCACATCAAATGGCAGATTCTTTCTGCGGCTGGGCCCTTAGCCTGAAAGCAGCTGATGTTCCTGTGGAAGAAGCATTTGAGATTTTTGAGAAACTATACCGCCACGGCGGTCCCGGAGTGCCGATCGGAGGCTGTAAAGCTGTTACTGATGCACTAGCGGATGTTGTCAGGAACAATGGTGGAACCATACATACTGATAAAGAGGTCTCAGAGATCATCATCGAAGATGGAAAAGCTTCAGGCGTCATTATAGACGGTCAAAAATATCCTGCAGACCTTGTTCTCAGCAATATCGGACATAATTTCACACATGGCCTTTGCAAAGATGTTGATATTAACGAGGAACACCAGCAGTACCTGAACAAAATAAAAGTAATAAAGCCTTCTGCCGGAGTTAAGATCTGCCTTGCTGCAAATGAACCACTGATCGGACATGGAGGCGTTCTGTTCACACCCTCGGCCAGACGTGTGAATGGTATCAACGAGGTTACCAACATCGATCCTGATCTTGCACCACAAGGCAAACACCTTGTTATGGCCCACCAGACAACCCAATGGAATAGGATCCCTTATCTGGAGGATGAGATCGACTTGGGCATAAAGGATCTTAACGAGATCTTTGCAGGCAAGGATTTCGACGTGCTCCTCACACAATCCTATTATAATGGCTGGCCTGTCAACAGGTCATCATCAGGTTCAGACATCGGCAATACAACACCCATAGAAGGATTGTACGTAGTGGGCGATGGTGCAAAAGGCAAGGGCGGCATCGAAGTTGAAGGCGTAGCCCTTGGTGTAAAGAACACCATGAATCTCATTCTGGACAATTAA
- a CDS encoding DUF22 domain-containing protein, whose translation MSTETIQVVARKDGELISKKFKAAPYEFTIATRAKWGMMISDEDVELRAGEYKKIAIQEVTLDADTLAIPCAFTYHAVASVLKVASKEGNCLVEKPRTIKYVYVFGQETGKVRAGDLLGVLNIFPIMFTREAMKPVLVK comes from the coding sequence ATGTCCACGGAAACGATACAAGTAGTAGCTCGTAAAGACGGTGAATTGATTTCAAAGAAGTTCAAGGCCGCACCCTATGAATTCACTATCGCCACCCGTGCGAAGTGGGGGATGATGATCTCTGATGAGGATGTAGAACTCCGTGCTGGCGAATACAAGAAGATCGCTATCCAGGAGGTCACACTGGATGCGGATACTCTTGCAATTCCGTGTGCTTTTACTTACCACGCGGTAGCTTCTGTCCTGAAGGTAGCTTCCAAGGAAGGTAACTGTCTTGTTGAGAAGCCACGAACGATCAAATATGTCTATGTTTTCGGACAGGAGACCGGAAAGGTTCGTGCAGGAGACCTGCTTGGAGTACTTAACATCTTCCCGATCATGTTCACAAGGGAAGCTATGAAGCCTGTACTGGTCAAATAA
- the fpoB gene encoding F(420)H(2) dehydrogenase subunit B yields MDELNDNVPVEDQEEYVEEIPGVITTTSMAITDFLKKTKAQDAINWGRKNSLWFMTQPMGCCGVEMIATGCAHYDTDRFGIIPRNSPRHADVMIISGYVTRKYLPALQKLWEQMAAPKWVICMGDCSISGGPFYESYSTVQNIDKLFPIDVFIPGCPPRPEALLQGFLELQKKIMAKKDHGTDY; encoded by the coding sequence ATGGATGAATTAAACGATAATGTACCAGTAGAGGATCAGGAGGAGTACGTGGAAGAGATTCCAGGTGTCATTACCACCACTTCCATGGCTATCACTGATTTCTTGAAAAAGACAAAAGCACAGGATGCAATAAACTGGGGTAGGAAAAATTCCCTATGGTTCATGACTCAGCCAATGGGTTGCTGTGGTGTGGAAATGATCGCTACAGGTTGTGCTCACTATGATACTGACAGGTTCGGTATCATTCCACGTAATTCCCCAAGGCACGCAGATGTCATGATCATCAGTGGATACGTGACAAGGAAGTACCTTCCTGCACTCCAGAAACTGTGGGAACAGATGGCTGCACCAAAGTGGGTAATATGCATGGGTGACTGCTCTATTAGTGGTGGTCCTTTCTATGAATCCTACAGTACAGTGCAGAACATTGACAAATTGTTCCCTATAGACGTTTTTATTCCAGGATGTCCACCAAGGCCGGAAGCCCTGCTTCAGGGATTCCTTGAGCTTCAGAAGAAGATCATGGCTAAAAAGGACCATGGGACGGATTATTGA